In Mixophyes fleayi isolate aMixFle1 chromosome 3, aMixFle1.hap1, whole genome shotgun sequence, the genomic stretch TACTCTGCCTGCCCTGTTACTAATGGAATAAATTTGATATAACGTTATATTTCACCTGCCTATATATAGGCAAGTTTGTAAATAAACCAACACCTGCAAAAGCATAACACGCCAAAACAGAGAAGAAACGTGGTGATCTATCGACTTCTGCCACAGGGAAGACCCAGAAAAACTAAACATCTGACTGGTAATGATTTGGACAATAGTCTTCTTACTTCACAGGTCTGTTCCAAAGATCCTACTCTGCAACCCTTGCCTACCTCTTACTCGGTGGTGGTGAGAGCAATCAAAGAGACTTTGGAACTGCTTATGGTCCAACAAGCATCTATGCTCACAGCTGAATTCCAGTAGCTAAAGGACCAAGTTTCACAAACAGTTAAACAAGTTCAACTTAATGAGCTTTAAATAAGGGAAATATACACAAATTACAATGACAGAAAAGTATTTCTGCATTCCTGCTCAAGACTCAAAAGCAGATGTTAAATAAATTGGATGACCTGGCAAACTGAtccagaaaaaataataatttcaattaATGGGTCTTTCTGAACCAAACAAGGGCCCAGCCCTACTATCATTCTTGTCCACAAACCTATCCTGGATTTTACAAATTTCAAGCAGTTTGTCCACCATTGATGTAGAAAGAGCCCACAGGCTCAGCCCACTAAGGTATATCTTGAAAGACTAACTGAGTATGGTAATTATGCACACAGAACTGCCTTATGGTCTGCTTAAAAAATGGGTAGAATAAAGAGGACATGCACATGTTACCAGGGCGCAAAAAGAATTCTCCCCAGTTTGTGCCAGACTGGTGACATCGGGAAAATAATTTGCCTTACTCTATCCTGCCcacttttattacttttatgAAAGCTGAGGATGCTCAGGCATATCTGACATTAGCTTCCATGGAAATGGAGACTGTTAACCAACTGTGGCCTGCTACCGGTTGGAGCACTCCTATCTCTGACTTTAACATTATTTTGGGTACTGTTTTTCTGCTCGGACCGCTATCTTTCACCTTATTACTTCGGCCTAATTTTTGTGAATGCAATATTGTTGCTTTAAACCTCATGTGATGGTTGCATTTCTGTCATACTAGGTTCAGTCTACGCTTTTGGTGTTCCATTGTTATCTTTCTGTCAGAAActtaatttgcttatttttttttcatttatctcACAAGACAGCTTGATTATCTTTGTATGTTATCTACTTTTTGGTATGTTCCTTGCGCTCTTTTTAGCCTGATTctatattcatttttgtttttctatagtCACATATAACGCCAGTTTTTCCTCTTTTCTCAGTAGTTTAACACTTAAGAATATGTGCGTACATTTATATAGCCTCGGGAGGGGTGGGCGGTGAGTGAGTTGATTATGTTTTTCTGTAAGATTTGTTGCTCATACTGTTTCACAATGTTTTATCCCCTGAGGAGAACCAGGCCTCAAAATTACATGGGCAATAGCCACCTATGTTCTGGGCTTAAGTTTCCTACCTATTTTCCTGTTTTGTGCATTTACATTACTCTCTtatgagtatatttactaaactacagggttgtaaaagtgtagatgttgcctatagcaaacaatcagattctagctatcacgtatttagtgcattctacaaaatgacacctagaagctgattggttgctataggcaacatctccactttttcaaaccgcagtttagtaaatataccccttaatgtcttttgtttttgctttcacTTGTTTGTTTAGGCTACTGGACTTTGTGCTGCTGCATGGGCTTGGGGGGTTTAGCTTTACTAACCTACTGTGTTGTCctcatttgcttttatttataaTACTACCTGTACTTCTTTAAATGAGTACCCTTAAATTTTGCTCCTGGAACACAGATGGTGTAAATTCTCCAATTGAAAGGAGGAAAGTAATCACCTAGGTGAACAAAATGAAGATACAGGAGACAGGAGACACATTTAACATATAAAGAGCATGAAAACTTAATATGTTTAAACAATCAGTACTATCTTATGCTTCTTATAAAAgcaattttggtaaaaaaaatggtCTCTGTACTGAAATACATCATAAAGTAGATATGTCGTATGTCACATTTATGCTCCGAATGTTTATtacagggaatttttttttactctcctcAACAAACTATATCTTTATGCAGATTCAAACCTAATCATTGGAGGTGATTTCATTATGCTAGCCTCCCAACAATTAGAAAGACAATGCTCCCCTGTATGATCTTTGTTCTCCTGTAAGGTTGGATTTGGCTATATTAACAATCGAGTGAAGTTAATAGATATTTGGCGATCTAGACATCCCATGGATCTAGAATTCTCCTGCCTTTATGCAGCACACAACACCTTGTCTAGATTAGATTATTTCTTGACGTCTCACTCCTTAGCACCTACAATTTCAGACACTGTTATAGGACCTATAGGGTTATCTGATCATGTTCTAATATGGAGGACTATTGAAGGTCAGTGTCCATATGGTGAATACAgaaaatggcagttcctagcaaGGCTTTCTATATCAATTAAATTTCAACATATTTTTGAAGCATTGTGTGCCGCAATACACTTGATAATCAATAACATTTTGACGATCCATCACTTTTCTGGCAAAAGGCTAAAGCAATTTTAAGTGAAACATTCTTTCTTTCATGAAACAATATAGGAAAAACCAAATAGAAGTGTATTCAGTGGCCCAACAGGAATTAACAGCAGCTTTCATGAAATTTTAAATGAGACCCTTACCAGAGAATAGGGCTTTTATCAAGTTAAGAAAACACACTTTGACTTTGTGTATAACAACAAGATAGAACGCTTTGGGATAACTTGCCTTCTATAAATTTGGTAATAAGTCTGGAAGATTGCTCTCAAATATGCTCAATGACTGCAAACAAATTGCCACTATTATGGCTCTTTTTGGCCAGCGAGGGGAGTTGACACATAAGGGCACTAATATAATAGTAATCTTGCAGGACTTCTATAAATGTCTCTATAATCAAGAGAATAATTTGAGAATAAATGAGAATAAATTGATCTATAAATTGTAATCTTAAGACTTCTTTTTGGAACTTGATCATTTTGCATACAGTCACACACTGACACTCTCATGTCACCTATTACGGAGACTGAAGTTCTTAATGTGTTTACAAATGTGAAGTCTTTTAAGGCTTCAGTCCCTGATGGGTTAAGTGGGAAGTTTTATTAAATCCTACAAAAACAAGTAACTGACCCTTTGGTTGCattttataatacaattctatctAAAAATGAACTGATCCCCCCACTTTAATACTGCAATCATAAAGGTCCTCCATATACCCTATATaaataaggacaattccatcttgtaccatttttgctttcagctaccactgtgtgccaatgttgcctagatgtgctataaactatTATGTGCTTTGCAAAACGTAGCTTGCCcgagacacccattgatgatacaGATGACTCAACATTTtgtcatctggtctggtctactctaaaagaattgaccaaaatttgtgacacatctgccgtaactccacctgatcctactatcaacatccaaataatggtggaggattattttttatttttttttaacggtataaaggcaacagttttattaacaaagaacaacgttgtttGCAggagtaatgtaagcatggatgtctaaatagacgtgtataagtattactcaaaccttccacgttgctgctgtttcatcaatattgcacaaagtgtttgaaatctgcactttatgtcaaaggtatctagctatattttaattttttggggattgaggccgattcaaagctcagtgatgaccttgctttttgatgtgaatgtcaatggctctttttagtgcattgtctggaacaagatccgatatactcatgtcagagtgatcacagcaaATTTTtagacacctggcggatttacccttctgaagtttgttttcaatcatcctttcaattgcttctctctcgtatgtgtgaccacatactttgtttttcactgggttcaccctctttaactgtgttataggacaagtgaaattcgcagtgctctgggtgacggcaatCTCCTGGTCTTCATCTTTCAAAGCTCCGACTGCCATGTACGGTGACACATCCATTTGTTTTTTCAGGTCTCCTAACTGTTCTTTAAACTtaacatatttatcgtcctgacTCAGGGCTTCCTCTGTATTGTTcatctgaagcgcagtgtatctctcgtgtacaagctttCTTAAATCTAGGATCTCGTCCAGTGGGTcactttttacactttttaacttaaatacggtctcctcaactgcatctatatattggtttaaatctctgttcaatgcagcattttcaaacatgatggattccatgctgtccacatgttccatgtcacagtctgtctgaagaagatctaaagccactccagttgtaatattcaTTCGTCTGACTACAAAAGTTTGTCAGTTCTTCAGGGAttagagggaggtatccagagaggagaagaagattaaagatgcagcatgagcagacattGTTTAACAATGTAAAATTCAtttacagcactgttgggcttaggCAGTTAAGCTATtggtagtttgttttgtgggggcccaaacaaaccaagcacttcagccacaatagtggcactgcttgttgctggattgcttggtttgttaaactgtagatgtccttttcaatattttacatattgaaaagggtgggaggtcccaaggacaattccatcctgcaccacttttcttttctgccactgccaagtgacaatgtttcctagatttgCTATGAACTGTCATATGTTTGTGTCGCAGCTCATTCtcatagcatccagccagctcgctgcagtctttgttcgaaagtgtatgaaaaaaatattgtgatctgtaaggtgttcaaaattgactgtaaattactgtaaattagtgtttctttggttaataataatgtaggaacaaaaaaagagcaacattttgtgattttagtatatgttagcattttttctaaaaaatacatatcataaaccaaaacacacaagggtggttttgccaaagccaaaaccaaaacacaaacttaatccagatccaaaaccaaaaccaaaacacgggggtcagtgaacatctctatttcatAGTTCTCTGACATTTTTTTGGAAGGATGAATTGctaatgactttttttttgccCTTCGCATGCTTTAATATACCAGCTTGTTTAATGTCTCCATGTTTTGTACCTTTATTGTGATTTTCTTGTGATGTTCACTTGATCTAACATTCAATAAAAAGAGtttgaaaaaaaacccataaaatgttacaataatacataaaaatacatatatacattatggGGCAAAACATAACTCTACCATTAGGAGAGGGGGTCCTAGACCGGCTTAACATTTATTGAACGTACCTGGTACCCACCTCTCCTTGTTTGTTGTAACTGGGGTAAATGTGTTCCTACCATAGTCTATTCACTGTGGAAAACCAGGTAAGTCAAGGTTAGGGTGAATTTAACTCCTCTTTTTGCCATACCCTTTATTTATTCTGTTAGCAAACACTCTGCAAAATGCACTGGGTTGAAATaataaaaagcatataaaatTCAGTCTTCTACCATTTAGGAccacacattattatttatttcaacttttctgtttttcctctaaaatactgctcggttgAGAATCGTGTATGGTCTAAATTAAGCATGAGGGTGAAGTGACATTGTAACTATCTTTTTTACATATATCACTTTTGTGTTGCATGAATATTTGTTAATGTGTGTCTGTGAAAGGTTTTATTTTGTGTGTCTAACAGTCTACATCTGTTGCATAGTGTGATTGTTTCcaagtgtgcatgtgtgtaaatCTCCTGTCACTAAAATTATATGTGGgtgtgttatattttatttctcatttattaataaagaatGTTTTATAAGAAATAGTCCCTTCTTGCATTCCCAATCAGTCATTCAATCTTCCATTGTTTATTCTCATATTACAGAAACCATGTGTCCTTATTGCCGCCCTGAGTAAGTGATAGTACATAAACACTTATACATTTCACTAATGTATTTCTACTTTGttctaaattatattattatatagcatATCATGGTTAATGAAGTGAGTGTTCATTTAAAGTAATTTTACATAAAAGTTTTCTCTTAAAAACACTATGGATGCCCTCGCACAGAACACCAGTCATTACACAAAAATGTCTAACCAAATTGTCTATCCTCAAGGTATAAAACTTGAAAGCGATCATCCTTTTTATCATTcataaacagtataaataaagatattttacaTTCTCTTTCACAccataagaaatgtatttttgtactCTAGATCACATGTTGCAAACTGCTCTGGTTAATGGTCAAGTAATGACCCTACACCATATTGATTATTCATGGCAtaaaatatctaataaaatatatttaaagcaatAAATAATATCATATggttttagatagatagataggttgatagatagatagagagatatatagatatagacatatatataatatCGATTTAGCTATATAGATATAGACAGTAGATATGTTTGCTTATTTTGTACCTGTATATCTgtgatttactcttttttttactgTTCAGGAAACCAGCAGGTGGCCTTTTATAGGCAAGACCAGTCACACAATGTAATCAAATAATAAGAAGTGTTTTGAGGAATAATAAAATTTGTGCAAAGATTTATTTAGAGTTTTCAGAATACTGGttacaattacaaaaaaataataatctaaggaaaaattgtttattttaagcTATGTGCTTCTCTTAGAGAGGTAGCACATTATTTCTGTCTTTAAATGTATCATTTTGTAAGTTGATATAAAACAGCTGCTTGATGCTTTCTGTAGATAAGAAGAGTACATCTCAAGAAGCATCTACCCTTCTCATCTTCCCTGAAAGTTTTGTCTCTGTCCTACCATTCATATATAGTTTCCTGTACTAGCTTAAACTATTTCAAATTTTGCTTTtgctatataataaattaattaaatgaaaatatactAATTCTAAAATGCTCTTAAAGGAAAGTTTCATCTgccataaaaataatttaaaatgtgccCAGCAGACTAAATAAAAGTTGGTCCAGGAGAAACCAGaagtaaacaaaattgcaaacaaTTGTTCTATTTACTGAGGTGCAAATCACCTCTGGTCATTAAAAAGTTGATACACTATTAAAGGTGCTGATGGGGGAATATTATTTATTCTTAACTTGTAGACTGTTAGCATGCAAAAACAATATACAGtgatggacaaaagttttgagaatgacacaagtattggttttcacaaagtttgctgcttcagtgtttttacagCTTTTcgtcaaatgttgctatggtatactgacatataattacaagcatttcataagtgtcaaaggcttaaattgacaattacattaagtttatgcaaagagtcaatatttgcagtgttgacacttctttttgaagacctctgcaattcgccctggtatgctgtcaatcaacttctgggcgcACATACTGaccgatggccgcccattcttgtctaatcaatgcttggagtttgtcacaatttgttggtttttgtttgtccactcacctcttgaggattgaccacaagttctcaaagggTTTAAGGTCTGACACTGACCTGCTGTCAGCtagttcttttgtggcagggctgaaatgcagtggaaattttgtttttgggtaaagttcattgccatggcaaattaattgcaattcatctgatcactcttcaagacattctggagtatacgcaaattgctatcataaaaactgaggcagcagactttgtgaaaaataatatttgtgccattctcaaaacttttgtccatgactgtacaatCATCAAATTTATATGGCACACTTTTGAAGTTTTATGATATTTACTAAATTACAATTGTATTTGTTTAAGATGCAACATTAAAATATTGagatcgcctctcttcccccctgatcacctcctcccatgcgcgtatccaagacttcgcccgcgttgcccccctccactggaacaagctccctccctctatcagaacttcccctaatctgtccagtttcaaacagctctaaaaacccacctttttcttaaagccttccagtctcccacttaatttcctaccttttcttctacctcttccccttcattccccttcccttatccttatctctccctctctcccctgtgtctctctgtctgtctaccccaccccttagattgtacgctcctctgagcagggtcatctctcctcctgtcctcaccactcttaactcggctctccagctacctcgccctcctcctcgaggaccctcttctcccctctcgctccttcctctcccctctgggggtttccctgtcatccgggccctccctctcgggctcagccgtatgcaggaccttcccctctcccctcccccgcctctctagctgtgcttcgagctcaccgagttactgtgcttattgtttactgtactgtgctgtctcaccttgtattgtaactttgtctgtccctgtacggcgctacggacacctagtggcgccttataaataaaaattaataaaaataataataataataatgtatacatGAAGAGTATATTTATCAGACTACTTACACTGATATTATATAgcaacatattaaaatgtgaaaaagtggTGTCCAGtgctaaatatacaatatatatgtgtatgtatatatatatatatatatatatatatatatatatatatatgtgtgtgtggtgtgtgtgtgtaatactaTTAAATGCAGAACATTTCATAGCAAAAACATTGTTTACAGTTTCTTGGTAAAGCAATAAACCGCACTGAATGTCTATTGTTGTTCAGAGTCAAATAAATATGTAAGAGTGTGTATGAATCCTTCTCTAGTGAGTACAAGACATTGTAAATTCTGtttctcaatttatattgtataaatcctaataaaaatgaaaattcatCTCTATTGCAGAATATCATAAAACTATGGCTAAAAACGAATATTTTCAGATATTTTGGAAACATAAGTAAAATTGTAAGTGCAATGGAAAAAAACTTTTTGAAAgtttataataaaatgatttgccAAAATTGACATTTGATAGATGTCACTTATGAAGTAGTGTTTAACTAAAATCTTCCAAGAGAGAACAGATGATAAATGTTGACACAAAAATATGCGTTTTGAATACAAAAGGT encodes the following:
- the LOC142142992 gene encoding LOW QUALITY PROTEIN: E3 SUMO-protein ligase NSE2-like (The sequence of the model RefSeq protein was modified relative to this genomic sequence to represent the inferred CDS: substituted 2 bases at 2 genomic stop codons), with the protein product MSAHAASLIFFSSLDTSLXSLKNXQTFVVRRMNITTGVALDLLQTDCDMEHVDSMESIMFENAALNRDLNQYIDAVEETVFKLKSVKSDPLDEILDLRKLVHERYTALQMNNTEEALSQDDKYVKFKEQLGDLKKQMDVSPYMAVGALKDEDQEIAVTQSTANFTCPITQLKRVNPVKNKVCGHTYEREAIERMIENKLQKGKSARCLKICCDHSDMSISDLVPDNALKRAIDIHIKKQGHH